CCCTGTGAGTTTTCGCGACTGAATCTGCAGTGATCGATTTAGGATTGCAGCCAACGCTCCATCCGGCGCTGCACCTGGACGTAGTTGTCGGCCCACCATTCCGCATTCATGAGATGGGCGACGCGCAGGTTGTCCGGATGGGTCGGCAATTGCGTCGCCACCTCTGGCGCCAACAGATCGAATGCCTTTGAATTGAGCGGCGCGTAGTAGAGCAGGCGTGCAAAAGCTGCCTGCGGTTCCGGACGTGCGACGAAATCGATGAATCTCATGGCGCCGGACGGATTGGGGGAGCCAACGGGCACGACCCAGCCCTGACGGTCGCTTTCAGTGATGGCCTCGTTCCAAACGATCGCGAATGGCGCGCCGTTGTTGATCGACTCGGTGGCTCGCCCGTTCATCATCGTGATGAGATCGACCTCTTCCTGCTCCATCAGTTGCTGGGCCTGTGCGTTGTCCGACCACCAGGCCTTCACATGCGGTTTGATGCGGTCAAGCGAGCGGAAGGCGCGGTCGATATCCAGCGGATAGAAGCCTTCTTCCTTGACGCCGTCAGCCTTCAGCGCGGCGTCGATGGTCCAGATCGGCGGAGCCCGGCGGACGGCGCGGCGGCCCGGAAATTTGTCCACGTTCCAGAAATCGGCCCAGGATCTCGGGTGATCGTCGCCCGGCCATTTCTTTTTGTTGTAGCAGATCACCATTGAGAGCGTGTAGCTGCCGACCACGTTCGGCGCACGAAGTTGCGAGGCTGAAAGCTGCGACCGGTCGACGATATTGAAATCGATCGGCATCAGC
The Rhodoplanes sp. Z2-YC6860 genome window above contains:
- a CDS encoding polyamine ABC transporter substrate-binding protein gives rise to the protein MGRRDFIKALAAAAQGSALVSALGGLSLGGARAAETPVTAFVFGGAWKRAAQTAFGDPFTAKTGIPMQYQEPYSFARVRAMHEAKAQQIDVFSAQGAEILLANRSNMLMPIDFNIVDRSQLSASQLRAPNVVGSYTLSMVICYNKKKWPGDDHPRSWADFWNVDKFPGRRAVRRAPPIWTIDAALKADGVKEEGFYPLDIDRAFRSLDRIKPHVKAWWSDNAQAQQLMEQEEVDLITMMNGRATESINNGAPFAIVWNEAITESDRQGWVVPVGSPNPSGAMRFIDFVARPEPQAAFARLLYYAPLNSKAFDLLAPEVATQLPTHPDNLRVAHLMNAEWWADNYVQVQRRMERWLQS